The Fulvivirga ligni genome window below encodes:
- a CDS encoding RNA polymerase sigma-70 factor has product MKEFSEERLVQMLSRGNEKALESIFHTYYRPLTLFATKYVKDVEEAREITQDFFVRLWTKQPTLNSSSLKTYLYRGVRNACLNYIETNKVAAKHLQDYKEPEFTQDNILRKIMLAEQEAELMRAIDNLPHRCREIFLMSRMKELSYKSIAEELNISTKTVETQISLALKKLRELIISFSGVLIFFLDSF; this is encoded by the coding sequence TTGAAAGAATTTTCTGAAGAACGACTTGTACAAATGCTAAGTAGAGGGAATGAAAAAGCCCTCGAAAGTATTTTTCATACCTATTATCGTCCTCTTACCCTGTTTGCCACCAAGTATGTAAAAGATGTAGAGGAGGCGCGCGAAATCACCCAGGATTTTTTTGTGAGACTTTGGACCAAACAACCCACTTTAAACTCCAGCTCTTTGAAGACCTACCTTTACCGAGGTGTTCGAAATGCCTGCCTTAATTACATCGAAACCAATAAAGTAGCCGCCAAACACTTGCAAGATTATAAGGAGCCGGAGTTTACGCAGGATAATATTTTAAGGAAAATAATGCTTGCAGAGCAGGAGGCTGAGCTGATGAGGGCCATCGATAACCTGCCCCACAGATGCAGAGAGATTTTTCTCATGAGCAGAATGAAAGAGCTCTCCTATAAGTCAATTGCAGAAGAATTGAATATTTCCACTAAAACTGTCGAGACTCAGATAAGCCTGGCATTGAAGAAGTTACGCGAACTGATCATAAGCTTTTCAGGGGTGTTGATATTTTTTTTGGACTCCTTTTAG
- a CDS encoding aldo/keto reductase, which translates to MDQLKKIKLGSQGLVVPQIGLGCMGMTQIMGFDTYGKADEKESIATIHRSLELGGNFLDTADLYGSTENEKLVAKAIEGNRDEYIIATKFGYELNEKDELTGQINGRPEYVKTAAERSLKNLKTDYIDLYYLHRLDPNTPIEETVGAMAELVKEGKVKYIGLSEVSANTIKKAHAVHPLSALQTEYSLFERNVEADGILDTVKSLGIGFVPYSPLGRGFISGNIQSPDDFAEDDFRRYIPKFQGDQFYKNLELVEEIKKMAEEKGVTASQLAISWVTTQGYVPIPGTKRVKYVEQNIEAATIELSKAEMDRLESIIPIETETGDRYNKEIMEQIDR; encoded by the coding sequence ATGGATCAATTAAAAAAGATAAAGCTAGGCTCACAAGGCCTGGTGGTGCCGCAAATAGGCCTCGGTTGTATGGGAATGACTCAGATTATGGGTTTCGATACTTATGGAAAGGCCGATGAGAAAGAATCGATAGCTACAATTCATCGCTCTCTTGAGCTGGGTGGCAACTTTCTGGATACGGCAGACCTCTACGGCTCTACCGAAAATGAAAAGCTGGTAGCCAAGGCTATAGAAGGCAATAGAGATGAGTATATCATCGCCACCAAATTTGGGTATGAGCTGAATGAAAAAGATGAGCTTACCGGACAAATTAACGGAAGGCCTGAATATGTAAAAACAGCAGCTGAGCGATCGCTTAAAAACCTGAAGACGGATTATATTGACTTATATTATCTACACCGCCTGGATCCCAATACGCCCATTGAAGAAACGGTTGGTGCTATGGCCGAACTGGTGAAAGAGGGTAAGGTGAAATACATTGGTTTGTCTGAAGTATCGGCAAATACCATAAAAAAGGCTCATGCTGTTCATCCGCTATCTGCTTTGCAGACGGAGTATTCACTATTTGAGCGCAATGTGGAAGCAGATGGAATTTTAGATACAGTAAAATCTCTGGGCATTGGTTTTGTGCCTTATTCACCGCTTGGCAGAGGTTTTATTTCAGGAAACATACAAAGTCCTGATGACTTCGCTGAGGATGATTTTAGAAGATACATTCCAAAATTTCAAGGGGATCAGTTCTACAAAAATCTTGAACTGGTAGAAGAAATTAAGAAAATGGCGGAAGAAAAAGGGGTAACAGCTTCTCAATTGGCTATTTCATGGGTAACAACGCAAGGTTATGTGCCTATTCCTGGCACCAAGCGAGTGAAATATGTAGAGCAGAATATTGAAGCCGCTACCATTGAGTTATCAAAAGCTGAAATGGACAGACTGGAAAGCATTATTCCTATAGAAACCGAAACTGGCGACAGATATAACAAGGAAATAATGGAGCAGATAGACCGCTAA